The following coding sequences lie in one Maribacter forsetii DSM 18668 genomic window:
- a CDS encoding DUF6892 domain-containing protein, whose protein sequence is MVHIEFSSDSFQINSVAVEFPIPLATLKTCIFPDCKEHKGKNKTLFVWENLGIIGYSSDGDAVDSLGFELEISTYDFSPKAVFSGTFTFNGEDIIEYYKTHENEREKTFKGDDPGALVQNGLSAWFSVEKDVIQAIEVSLHKPYVRGEGIAADKYIIKPIDEEEIEFSDFGFKLSIIEELMYMKGLLKPKFDLYEFADWYKGREIDIDEEGYEPIAEVTQYFKDLPIPKRLASEITEIYQDGGNDIYMNLSPFSGGAVEYWDIERSDDVKHFPNLKKATLCYAQEHICDEFVILGIDAEWI, encoded by the coding sequence ATGGTTCACATAGAATTTTCTTCGGATAGCTTTCAAATCAACTCCGTTGCGGTAGAATTCCCTATACCCCTTGCAACTTTAAAAACGTGTATTTTCCCTGATTGTAAAGAACATAAAGGAAAAAATAAAACACTTTTTGTTTGGGAAAATTTGGGGATTATCGGGTATTCATCCGATGGGGATGCGGTAGATTCCTTGGGATTTGAATTGGAAATTTCAACCTATGATTTCAGTCCTAAAGCAGTTTTTAGCGGAACGTTCACTTTCAATGGTGAAGATATTATTGAGTACTATAAAACACATGAAAATGAACGTGAAAAAACATTTAAAGGTGATGATCCCGGTGCCTTGGTGCAGAACGGGTTAAGTGCTTGGTTTAGCGTAGAGAAGGATGTTATTCAAGCTATTGAGGTAAGTCTTCACAAACCTTATGTGCGTGGTGAAGGCATTGCAGCAGATAAGTACATAATTAAGCCGATAGATGAAGAGGAAATAGAGTTTTCTGATTTCGGATTCAAACTTTCCATCATTGAAGAGTTGATGTATATGAAAGGACTGTTGAAACCGAAATTTGATTTGTATGAGTTTGCAGATTGGTATAAGGGTCGTGAAATAGATATTGACGAAGAAGGTTATGAGCCCATAGCTGAAGTAACCCAGTATTTTAAAGATTTGCCTATTCCCAAACGTTTGGCTTCGGAGATTACTGAAATCTATCAAGATGGCGGAAACGATATTTATATGAACCTATCACCTTTTTCTGGGGGAGCTGTAGAATATTGGGATATTGAACGTAGCGATGATGTGAAGCATTTTCCCAATTTAAAGAAAGCCACATTGTGTTATGCACAAGAACATATATGTGATGAATTCGTAATTCTTGGTATTGATGCCGAGTGGATATAA
- a CDS encoding SMI1/KNR4 family protein, protein MRNRIAFSEHVEEMKWEGFHFDVMPVNTLPPLEDPEDIDNSFTFCDALIDAFKEATGKEVLKLLFITPEDISNSKYFGIAYLEGKEIFTAEIENTYLFNEWFSVVDERTSRNEITTSKVYFFGANSFSCQPISNFKNNMVFDKTGVFISDEIPNEFIAEKLAKEKADFIAPFIQLDAESRFEKVVQQFVQLVHTKGLTIIPPKNNDAIYAEFETASGYPFPTIIKEFLTLHNGVQNSAIMGAEKIFQEWKDWQRIYNDWTQKELLDTYSTNEGKTLLMYTTPYWIPFFDLQNGNFLAFDFAPDKKGTAGQIIRFGADQEIGYIQADSLDLFLANLMDDEGDIQDYEWFRSE, encoded by the coding sequence ATGAGAAACAGAATTGCGTTTTCAGAGCATGTGGAAGAAATGAAATGGGAAGGTTTTCATTTTGATGTGATGCCTGTCAACACCTTACCACCGTTAGAAGACCCAGAGGATATTGACAATAGCTTTACATTTTGCGATGCACTAATAGATGCATTTAAAGAAGCTACAGGTAAAGAGGTTTTAAAACTTCTCTTTATAACTCCAGAAGACATATCCAATTCTAAGTACTTCGGCATCGCTTATTTAGAAGGCAAGGAAATCTTCACAGCTGAAATAGAAAACACGTATTTGTTCAACGAATGGTTCTCCGTTGTTGATGAGCGAACGAGCAGAAACGAAATCACCACCTCAAAAGTGTATTTTTTTGGTGCCAACTCTTTTAGTTGTCAGCCAATTTCCAACTTTAAAAACAATATGGTTTTTGATAAGACCGGCGTTTTTATTTCGGATGAAATACCCAATGAATTTATCGCGGAAAAATTAGCGAAGGAAAAAGCGGACTTTATAGCTCCGTTTATTCAATTAGACGCTGAAAGCCGTTTTGAGAAAGTAGTGCAACAATTTGTGCAATTGGTCCATACGAAAGGACTCACTATTATTCCACCTAAAAACAATGATGCTATTTATGCGGAGTTTGAGACTGCTTCAGGATATCCTTTCCCGACTATCATAAAAGAATTTTTAACCCTACATAACGGTGTACAAAACTCAGCGATTATGGGTGCCGAGAAAATTTTTCAAGAATGGAAAGATTGGCAAAGGATATATAACGATTGGACGCAAAAGGAGTTGTTGGACACCTACAGTACCAACGAAGGCAAAACATTACTAATGTACACTACGCCCTATTGGATTCCGTTTTTCGATTTGCAGAACGGTAATTTTTTGGCGTTCGATTTTGCTCCGGACAAAAAAGGTACTGCGGGACAAATCATCCGTTTTGGTGCGGACCAAGAAATTGGTTACATACAGGCTGATAGTCTAGATTTATTTTTAGCGAATTTAATGGATGACGAAGGAGATATTCAAGATTATGAATGGTTCAGAAGTGAATAA
- a CDS encoding SMI1/KNR4 family protein produces the protein MKLEMSDVFQQRLPVKYLKFLQENPKGAPLKNNSRWDKRTWNLMGTEALLKRWKMKGVGEATNYECLKLYTQVQEEVGMELTAPSAHFRSVKLERVAKGFVIGEENGDYLYLDPECKFTVWAYYHDGGEVALISKSFSELLRTQKPL, from the coding sequence ATGAAATTGGAAATGAGCGATGTTTTTCAGCAAAGATTACCGGTGAAATACTTAAAATTTCTACAGGAAAATCCAAAAGGTGCACCACTGAAAAATAATAGTAGGTGGGATAAGCGCACTTGGAATCTAATGGGGACGGAGGCATTGCTAAAAAGATGGAAAATGAAAGGTGTAGGTGAAGCAACCAACTACGAATGTTTAAAACTGTATACACAAGTTCAAGAAGAAGTAGGGATGGAGCTCACGGCACCTTCAGCACATTTTCGCTCTGTAAAATTAGAGCGCGTAGCCAAAGGTTTTGTAATAGGTGAGGAGAATGGCGATTACCTATATTTAGACCCCGAATGCAAATTTACGGTTTGGGCATATTACCACGATGGGGGCGAAGTAGCATTAATATCTAAGTCTTTTTCGGAACTTTTAAGAACTCAAAAACCGTTATAA